From the Desulfosarcina sp. BuS5 genome, one window contains:
- a CDS encoding BRO family protein, with protein MSKENKIQLFQEQSVRTHWDEKQEKWFFSIVDVIAILTEQKDYQGARNYWKVLKHRLVKEGNETVTNCNRLKMIAKDGKMRMTDVADTQQLLRLIQSVPSHKAEPFKIWLAKVGAQRIDEIEDPELSFERAMETYLAKGYSTGSG; from the coding sequence ATGAGCAAAGAAAATAAAATCCAATTGTTTCAAGAGCAAAGCGTAAGAACACATTGGGATGAAAAGCAAGAAAAATGGTTTTTTTCTATTGTGGATGTTATTGCAATTTTAACGGAGCAAAAAGATTATCAAGGAGCAAGAAATTACTGGAAAGTATTAAAACATAGACTTGTGAAAGAAGGAAACGAAACGGTTACAAATTGTAACCGTTTGAAAATGATTGCCAAAGATGGCAAAATGCGAATGACTGATGTAGCAGATACTCAACAGCTATTACGTCTTATCCAATCTGTTCCATCGCACAAAGCAGAACCTTTTAAAATCTGGTTGGCAAAAGTAGGGGCACAGCGGATAGACGAAATAGAGGATCCCGAACTATCTTTTGAACGTGCTATGGAAACCTATCTTGCAAAAGGATACTCCACAGGGAGTGGATAA